Proteins from one Gossypium raimondii isolate GPD5lz chromosome 8, ASM2569854v1, whole genome shotgun sequence genomic window:
- the LOC105792984 gene encoding uncharacterized protein LOC105792984 — MATETKTNLVKAKNSGQDGSSKPKFDAVINKKKIETSRKQPVDSKQKSVITKAEVKSKTNSSSSKTTATTKTKVREKKVYTLPGQKHDPPEEREPLRIFYESLSKQIPTSEMAEFWMMEHGLLSPERARKAYEKKQRRQKQIRAGTPIKPSKPSNKPESSKNGDVKAKKRINNDADDDSDDFIFSPKRRKG, encoded by the exons atggctACAGAGACCAAAACCAATTTAGTTAAGGCGAAGAACAGTGGTCAAGATGGTTCTTCAAAGCCAAAATTTGATGCTGTTATCAACAAAAAGAAGATCGAAACTTCAAGAAAACAGCCTGTTGATTCCAAACAAAAATCTGTAATAACAAAAGCAGAG gtaaaatCGAAAACAAATTCAAGCTCATCAAAAACCACTGCTACTACAAAAACTAAAGTTAGGGAGAAAAAAGTTTATACTTTGCCTGGTCAAAAACATGATCCTCCAGAAGAG AGAGAACCATTACGAATATTTTATGAATCTTTGTCAAAACAAATACCAACAAGTGAAATGGCAGAATTTTG GATGATGGAACATGGCTTGTTGTCCCCTGAGAGAGCTAGAAAAGCGTATGAAAAGAAGCAGAGAAGGCAGAAGCAAATCCGGGCCGGCACTCCGATTAAACCTTCGAAACCAAGCAACAAACCCGAGAGTTCAAAAAACGGAGATGTAAAAGCCAAGAAAAGAATCAACAATGATGCCGATGATGACAGCGACGACTTCATTTTCAGTCCCAAGAGAAGGAAAGGGTAA